In one Musa acuminata AAA Group cultivar baxijiao chromosome BXJ2-5, Cavendish_Baxijiao_AAA, whole genome shotgun sequence genomic region, the following are encoded:
- the LOC103984117 gene encoding uncharacterized acetyltransferase At3g50280-like: MVSSPPLFQHESTCTVKPRVALPRTPCHLTPWDLCTLSMHYIQNGLLFSNRHSSLPADDAVRSLETALSIALLHFPPLAGRLVSEIAYDDEGQPAGMHAFVVCGDRGAEFTLAVAKHITVADVLSPSDDEPSFVEAFFPLNGVVNYDGRSLPLLAVQFTELADGFFLACSFNHAVGDGAAYWHFFNSWAEIARNAGAGGLSRPPVHERWFIDGRENTPLTLPYTHPDKFIERFASTVLCHEKVFHFSPESIAHLKAKANRECGTDSISSFQAISSLVWRSITRARDLPPQKKTSCSLAIDNRHRLRPPLSPDYFGNSVDIIEATATAGELLAPGLGWGAWLIHQAVADHTDRAVREAMTAWMAGPAMYKLSGHDTCGVKMGSSPRFDVYRCDFGWGKPAAVRSGRANKYEGKVTFHPGREGGGSMDLEIRLEPECMKALQCDEEFTSAVCPPPELEII, translated from the coding sequence ATGGTTTCCAGTCCGCCATTGTTTCAGCACGAGTCCACATGCACTGTGAAGCCCAGGGTTGCGCTTCCCAGAACACCTTGCCACCTGACTCCATGGGACCTCTGCACGTTGTCAATGCACTACATCCAGAACGGCCTCCTGTTCTCCAACCGCCACTCCTCCCTCCCGGCCGACGACGCCGTCCGCAGCCTCGAAACCGCTCTCTCCATCGCACTCCTCCACTTCCCTCCTCTCGCCGGCCGCCTCGTGTCCGAAATTGCTTACGACGATGAGGGCCAGCCGGCCGGCATGCACGCATTCGTCGTCTGTGGTGACCGAGGTGCCGAGTTTACCCTCGCCGTAGCCAAGCACATCACCGTCGCCGACGTGCTGTCGCCGTCGGATGACGagccctctttcgtcgaggccttcTTTCCCCTCAACGGAGTTGTCAACTACGACGGCCGGTCTCTGCCTCTACTTGCGGTGCAGTTCACCGAGCTGGCCGACGGCTTCTTTCTCGCGTGCTCCTTCAATCATGCGGTCGGCGACGGCGCCGCCTATTGGCACTTCTTTAACTCTTGGGCGGAAATAGCAAGGAACGCTGGAGCCGGAGGCCTCTCACGTCCTCCGGTACACGAGCGGTGGTTCATCGATGGCCGTGAGAATACTCCCCTTACGCTTCCTTACACTCACCCCgataagttcatcgaaagatttgCATCGACGGTACTGTGTCATGAGAAGGTGTTCCACTTCTCACCGGAATCCATTGCTCATCTGAAAGCCAAAGCCAATCGAGAATGCGGAACCGACTCCATCTCCTCTTTCCAGGCCATCTCCTCGCTGGTGTGGAGGTCCATCACGCGGGCTCGCGACCTGCCGCCCCAAAAGAAGACCAGCTGCAGCCTGGCCATCGATAACCGCCATCGTCTGCGGCCGCCGCTCTCGCCGGACTACTTCGGCAACTCGGTGGACATCATCGAGGCGACCGCGACGGCGGGAGAGCTGCTGGCCCCGGGGCTGGGTTGGGGCGCATGGCTGATCCACCAGGCCGTGGCAGACCACACCGACAGGGCCGTCAGGGAGGCGATGACGGCATGGATGGCGGGGCCGGCGATGTACAAGCTGAGCGGGCATGACACGTGTGGCGTCAAGATGGGGAGCTCGCCGAGGTTCGACGTCTACAGGTGCGACTTCGGGTGGGGGAAGCCAGCGGCGGTGCGGAGCGGCAGAGCGAACAAGTACGAGGGGAAGGTGACGTTCCATCCGGGGAGGGAGGGGGGAGGGAGCATGGATTTGGAGATCCGCTTGGAGCCGGAGTGCATGAAGGCGCTGCAGTGCGACGAAGAGTTCACGAGTGCCGTTTGCCCACCTCCGGAGCTGGAGATCATCTAG